Below is a genomic region from Bacillus mycoides.
TTTCCAAGCGTTTTATTATTTATTACGACCATTTCGTGAAGAAGATTTACAATTCATTTTATATAAAATGGGAAAAGAACAAGGTGAGAAAGCAAAGAGTCATCTGCGTAAACTGCCGATAGAAGGCCATGAGGGGATTAGATATATTCTCCCGGAGGATATTGTATATATTAGTAAAAATAAGGAAAATAAAACCGTTTCAATTTATACAACGAATAATCAGTATATTTCAACATACACACTCCAGGAATTAGAAAATAAACTAAATGCATATGATTTTTTACGTGTACATAAAAGCTATTTAATTAATATGTCATATGTACAAGAACTTAAACCTTATTATAATGGCACGTATAATTTGCATTTAGACAGGTACGATGAGCAACCGATTCCAGTAAGCCGTAATTATGTAAAACGGCTTCGAAATAAAATTGAGCTATGACAAGTAATGAGAGAATTTTAACATAATAGCCTAGAAATCCTTCATGATAAGGAGGATTCAAATTAAATATTCAGAAAATTTAGTACAATCTCCTCTAAGAAGTAGTAATGGGGGGATTGTACGTGAAAACATTGAAATCAATTTTACTTTGGGGAGTTATTGCAGCGGTAGGAGCATCTGCTTTTGGTGCAATAGCTTTATCACAAGGTGAGACAATTAATGCTGTATGGCTATTAGTTGCTGCTGTATCAGTGTATGCGATTGCTTATCGCTTTTATAGTAGATTTATAGCAAGGAAAGTTTTTGGCCTAGATAATAATAGGCAAACGCCTGCCCATACGTTAAATGATGGGAAGGATTATGTTCCAACAAATAAATGGGTTTTATTCGGACATCACTTCGCTGCGATTGCAGGGGCGGGTCCTTTAGTAGGACCAATTTTGGCGGCGCAGATGGGGTATTTACCTGGAACTATTTGGATTATCGTTGGGGTAGTTATTGCCGGAGCTGTACAAGATTTTGTAATTTTATTTGCTTCAATGAGACGTAATGGTAAATCATTAGGAGAAATGATTAAAGATGAAATTGGTCCTGTTACAGGATTAATTGCGATGATTGGTATTTTAGGTATTATGATAATTTTATTAGCAGTATTAGCTTTAGTAGTTGTGAAGGCACTTATTGGAAGCCCATGGGGAATGTTTACAATCGCAGCAACAATTCCAATTGCTATTTTAATGGGAGTTTACATGCGTTACATTAGACCAGGGCGAGTAGGGGAAGGATCAGTAATCGGTATTGTTCTACTAGTTCTATCGCTTATTGGTGGACAGTATGTAGCAGAAAATCCAACACTTGCAAGTATGTTTACTTTTAGTGGTGAAACAATTGCTATTATGCTTATCGTATATGGATTCATTGCATCGGCATTACCAGTTTGGATGCTCCTTGCACCACGTGATTATTTAAGTACATTTTTAAAAATAGGAACGATACTTGGATTAGCAATTGGTATTTTAATTGTAGCTCCAGATTTGAAGATGCCGGCAGTATCTAAGTTTATTGATGGAACAGGCCCTGTCTTCTCCGGGAATTTATTTCCGTTCTTATTTATTACAATAGCTTGCGGTGCTGTCTCTGGATTCCACGCTCTCGTTTCATCAGGTACGACGCCGAAAATGATTGAGCAAGAAGGTCATGCACAGCCAATTGGTTATGGGGCAATGTTAATGGAATCATTTGTAGCAGCGATGGCTATGATTGCAGCTTGTGTATTAACACCAGGAACTTATTTTGCAATTAATAGTCCAGCAGCACTGATCGGAACAGATGTATCACAAGCGGCTCAAGTTATTTCTTCGTGGGGATTTGCTATTACACCGAATGAATTAAAAGAACTTGCTGTTAACGTCGGAGAACAAACCATTTTATCACGTACAGGTGGCGCACCAACATTAGCAATTGGTATGGCACATATATTTTCACAAGTAATAGGTGGAACGGCGATGATGGCATTTTGGTACCATTTTGCCATTCTTTTTGAAGCACTATTTATTTTAACAACGATTGATGCTGGAACACGCGTAGGACGATTTATGATTCAAGATATTTTAGGGCATGTGTACAAGCCGTTTGCGAAAACAGATTCCACAATAGCGAACGTGGTTGCTACAACGTTATGCGTATTAGGCTGGGGGTACTTCTTATATCAAGGGGTGGTTGACCCTCTCGGTGGAATTAATACGCTATGGCCACTTTTCGGTATTGCAAATCAAATGTTAGCGGGGATTGCACTATTACTTGGAACGACAATTTTATTCAAAATGGGGAAAAAGGCATACGTTTGGGTAACGCTTATTCCGACTATAGGATTACTTATTGTAACGATGACAGCCGGTTATCAAAAGTTATTTCATGAAAATCCTAAAATAGGATTTCTATCACATGCGAAAGTATTTCAGGGAGCATTAGATGATGGTAAGGTATTAGCTCCAGCTAAAAATGTTGCGCAAATGAAACAAATTATTTTTAATGACTATATTGATGCGGCACTTTGTGGAATTTTTATGATAGTTGTAATTGCTGTATTAATTTCTGCACTTCGAATTTGGATTCAAGTATTAAGAAATAAGCCAATGCCGTTAAAAGAGGCACCATATATTCCAAAAGATGAAAGTGAGTCGAGGAACTATGCTTAAAAATTTACGGAACGTATGGGGAAAGAGAAAGCAATTTATTAGTTTACTTGTCGGAGTTCCAAGTTATGAAACGTATGTAAATCACATGAAATTACATCATCCAGAAGAGAAAATTTTATGTCAAAAGCAATTTTTTGCTGAGGCACAAGAAGCTAGATTTAATGCAAAAGGCGGAAAGATATCGCGATGTTGTTAATGGAGGAGACGAAATTTCGTCTCCTTTTTTATTTTGCTGTTCCACGTGGAACAATATAATAAAAAAGTTTGGGAATTATAGGGATTTCGTAATACAATAACATATAGAAAGGGATAGATGGAAAAGAAAAAGTAGGGAGATTATTTTATGTTTAGAGATCTATTTGTAAATATGACAATCATTCTGTCCTTTATCTTTGTAGGTGCTCAGCTTTTAAGAGATAAGCCATTAAAAGAAGGATTCTCTTTTTGGCAGAAATGTTTGGTCGGTATTTTAACTGGAATATTAAGTATATTATTGATGCATTTTGGTGTGCATATTGAAGATATTATGTTGGATTTACGTTATTTAGCTGTTGTTTTGGCGATTATAATCGGTGGCCCGATAGCTAGTAGTATAACAGTTATGATCACTTTAATAACACGGGTATTTTTTACTGAATATTCTTTAGCCTCTGAATTGGCCTGCTATACTATCGTGGCAATAGGGATTGGCATTACTCTCATTTGGCGGATGAAGATTTCTATATTTACAAAATGGATATGGTTTAATGTGTACAGTTTGTCTATTTTAATACTACCACTTTATATTTTATTTAAGGATATATATGTAGTGGTATTATATTTAATTTGTTGTATTGTAGCGGCATACATCACATTTGTAAGTGCAAGTTACGTATTGCAATCCAATGAATTATTTCAAACGATGAAGCATTATGCAACGATAGATGCATTAACGAATCTAGGAAATGTAAGACAGTTTGATTTCGAGATGAATCGTCATATTGGTAGCAAGCATATGAAAAATGATTCACTTTGTTTATTACTTATAGATATTGATCACTTTAAGTATGTAAATGATACGTACGGTCATCCTGCTGGAGATGAAGTGTTAAAACAACTAGGGCGTATTTTGTTAGAAAATGCACCATTCCCAAATTTAGTCTTTCGAAAGGGTGGCGAAGAGTTTGCTCTGTTGTTACCGAAAAAAAGGGTAGCATTTGGAAATCGTATAGGGGAACAAATTCGACTAGCAGTTGAAAAGCATTCATTTCAACTGCAAAATGGGGAAAAAATTAAAATTACAGTTTCTGTGGGGCTTTCAGAATATAAAAAATCACCTGAGCAATTTATTCAATCAGCGGATGATGCGTTATATTATTCAAAAAGAAATGGTAGAAACAAGGTTAGTTCAGCATCATAGGAATTCGGGGAGTACTTTAAAAGATTTCTGTAAAGTAATTAAAACCCACAGAACAATAAATGTTCTGTGGGTTTTAATCTATTTTTAAATTTATGAATAAAAAGCTTTATGTTAGATTAGACAAGTTCTTTCGGTGCAACGAATTTGCGGTATGCACCGTGATGTGTTGGTCCTACATATTCGTTAATCTTAAATGAATGACGAATTGCAGCTGTGATGAATTCTTTCGCAGTTTTTACTGCTTCTTTCACCGTTTTTCCTTTTGCAAGTTCTGCTGTAATTGCAGCAGAATATGTACAACCTGCACCGTGTGTATTTGTCGTATCAATCTTTTCTGATTCTAGAAGATCGAATGTTTCGCCGTCATATAACACATCAATAGCAGTTTCTGTGCCTAGTTTGCTACCACCTTTAATCAGTACGTATTTAGCACCTAAAGCATGGATTTTTTTTGCAGATTCTTTCATGTCCTCAAGAGAATTAATTTTCACACCACTTAATTGATATGCTTCAAATAAGTTTGGCGTTACGACTAATGCATTTGGAACAAGAACGTCACGTAAGCAGTCATTTGTTTCAGGATGTAACGCTTCATCCGCTCCTTTACATACCATAACAGGATCAACTACTACATTTTCGAAATTGTGCTTTTCAATTGTTTCCGCAACCATTTCGATAATTTCTACTGATCCAAGCATACCCGTTTTTAAAGCATCTACGCCAACGCCTTCAATTGTCGTTTCTAATTGTGGTTTTAATGTAGAAGCTGGGATTGGGAATACGTTATGTGCCCAACCGTTATGTGGATCCATCGTTACGATTGTCGTAAGAGACGTCATTCCGTATACACCAAGTTCTTGGAATGTTTTTAAATCTGCTTGTATACCAGCACCGCCACTTGTGTCAGAACCAGCGATAGTAAGTGCCTTATTCAATGTCATTATGAAAGCCCCCTCAAGTGATATAATGAAAACTATGTTTTCACCATTATATCAATGTTACGAATAAGTACAAAGTGAAAAGTAGATGATTTATGTTAAGTACTATTTAAAATCTTGTATGTAGGAGACGAATTATGTTTCAAGAG
It encodes:
- a CDS encoding LytR/AlgR family response regulator transcription factor, translated to MKILLIMEETEERRKLVENFTENIRNVECFEAKTGTESLLIMKKHTPDFVFLNSQLMDGTGFEYSSLLREVNCYTKFIFIGEDIEEAITAFRFQAFYYLLRPFREEDLQFILYKMGKEQGEKAKSHLRKLPIEGHEGIRYILPEDIVYISKNKENKTVSIYTTNNQYISTYTLQELENKLNAYDFLRVHKSYLINMSYVQELKPYYNGTYNLHLDRYDEQPIPVSRNYVKRLRNKIEL
- the pdxK gene encoding pyridoxine/pyridoxal/pyridoxamine kinase, translated to MTLNKALTIAGSDTSGGAGIQADLKTFQELGVYGMTSLTTIVTMDPHNGWAHNVFPIPASTLKPQLETTIEGVGVDALKTGMLGSVEIIEMVAETIEKHNFENVVVDPVMVCKGADEALHPETNDCLRDVLVPNALVVTPNLFEAYQLSGVKINSLEDMKESAKKIHALGAKYVLIKGGSKLGTETAIDVLYDGETFDLLESEKIDTTNTHGAGCTYSAAITAELAKGKTVKEAVKTAKEFITAAIRHSFKINEYVGPTHHGAYRKFVAPKELV
- a CDS encoding YbdD/YjiX family protein; this translates as MLKNLRNVWGKRKQFISLLVGVPSYETYVNHMKLHHPEEKILCQKQFFAEAQEARFNAKGGKISRCC
- a CDS encoding diguanylate cyclase, which encodes MFRDLFVNMTIILSFIFVGAQLLRDKPLKEGFSFWQKCLVGILTGILSILLMHFGVHIEDIMLDLRYLAVVLAIIIGGPIASSITVMITLITRVFFTEYSLASELACYTIVAIGIGITLIWRMKISIFTKWIWFNVYSLSILILPLYILFKDIYVVVLYLICCIVAAYITFVSASYVLQSNELFQTMKHYATIDALTNLGNVRQFDFEMNRHIGSKHMKNDSLCLLLIDIDHFKYVNDTYGHPAGDEVLKQLGRILLENAPFPNLVFRKGGEEFALLLPKKRVAFGNRIGEQIRLAVEKHSFQLQNGEKIKITVSVGLSEYKKSPEQFIQSADDALYYSKRNGRNKVSSAS
- the cstA gene encoding carbon starvation protein CstA: MKTLKSILLWGVIAAVGASAFGAIALSQGETINAVWLLVAAVSVYAIAYRFYSRFIARKVFGLDNNRQTPAHTLNDGKDYVPTNKWVLFGHHFAAIAGAGPLVGPILAAQMGYLPGTIWIIVGVVIAGAVQDFVILFASMRRNGKSLGEMIKDEIGPVTGLIAMIGILGIMIILLAVLALVVVKALIGSPWGMFTIAATIPIAILMGVYMRYIRPGRVGEGSVIGIVLLVLSLIGGQYVAENPTLASMFTFSGETIAIMLIVYGFIASALPVWMLLAPRDYLSTFLKIGTILGLAIGILIVAPDLKMPAVSKFIDGTGPVFSGNLFPFLFITIACGAVSGFHALVSSGTTPKMIEQEGHAQPIGYGAMLMESFVAAMAMIAACVLTPGTYFAINSPAALIGTDVSQAAQVISSWGFAITPNELKELAVNVGEQTILSRTGGAPTLAIGMAHIFSQVIGGTAMMAFWYHFAILFEALFILTTIDAGTRVGRFMIQDILGHVYKPFAKTDSTIANVVATTLCVLGWGYFLYQGVVDPLGGINTLWPLFGIANQMLAGIALLLGTTILFKMGKKAYVWVTLIPTIGLLIVTMTAGYQKLFHENPKIGFLSHAKVFQGALDDGKVLAPAKNVAQMKQIIFNDYIDAALCGIFMIVVIAVLISALRIWIQVLRNKPMPLKEAPYIPKDESESRNYA